In Pseudoliparis swirei isolate HS2019 ecotype Mariana Trench chromosome 9, NWPU_hadal_v1, whole genome shotgun sequence, a genomic segment contains:
- the atp5f1e gene encoding ATP synthase subunit epsilon, mitochondrial — protein MVAYWRQAGLSYIRFSSICASAVRGALKPKFQAVALKAADANLKVFKPKK, from the exons ATGGTTGCATACTGGAGACAGGCAGGCCTCAg CTACATCCGCTTCTCCTCTATCTGCGCGAGCGCGGTGCGCGGGGCGTTGAAGCCGAAGTTCCAAGCCGTCGCTTTGAAGGCCGCGGATGCCAACTTGAAGGTCTTCAAACCCAAAAAAT GA